A single window of Nocardioides kongjuensis DNA harbors:
- a CDS encoding mycofactocin-coupled SDR family oxidoreductase, which yields MSRVVLVTGAARGIGAATVRALAGRGDRVVAVDELAVSPQGDQVVAHVADVRDRAALATAVGLALDRWGRLDAAVAGAAVIAGGRPLWETPQADLDLLWDVDVKGVWNTAAATVPAMLAGPDPTGCRFVAIASAAAHHGLHHLAAYNAAKHAVVGLVKGLAADLAGTGVSACAVSPGSTRTPMLEATAALYGLDDIDGFAGNQLLRRVLEPDEVAATVAFCCSREAAVLNGSVVHADGGFAP from the coding sequence ATGAGCCGGGTGGTCCTGGTGACCGGCGCCGCCCGGGGCATCGGCGCCGCGACCGTGCGTGCTCTCGCCGGTCGTGGTGACCGCGTCGTGGCCGTCGACGAGCTCGCGGTCTCCCCGCAGGGTGACCAGGTCGTGGCGCACGTCGCCGACGTCCGCGACCGCGCAGCCCTCGCGACGGCCGTCGGCCTCGCACTCGATCGCTGGGGCCGGCTCGACGCCGCGGTCGCGGGGGCCGCGGTCATCGCCGGGGGCCGCCCGTTGTGGGAGACCCCGCAGGCCGACCTCGACCTGCTCTGGGACGTCGACGTGAAGGGCGTGTGGAACACCGCCGCCGCCACCGTCCCCGCGATGCTGGCCGGCCCCGACCCGACCGGCTGCCGGTTCGTCGCGATCGCGTCCGCCGCCGCCCACCACGGGCTGCACCACCTCGCGGCCTACAACGCCGCCAAGCACGCCGTCGTCGGCCTCGTGAAGGGTCTCGCCGCCGACCTCGCCGGGACGGGCGTGAGCGCCTGCGCCGTCTCGCCCGGCTCGACCCGGACCCCGATGCTGGAGGCCACCGCCGCGCTCTACGGCCTCGACGACATCGACGGCTTCGCGGGGAACCAGCTCCTGCGTCGCGTCCTCGAGCCCGATGAGGTCGCCGCCACCGTCGCCTTCTGCTGCAGTCGCGAGGCCGCCGTCCTCAACGGATCCGTCGTGCATGCCGACGGGGGTTTCGCGCCATGA
- a CDS encoding APC family permease: MDGADTGSGRTLEGDPVAARLRSSSPVGGLSRRTLAFPQVLAQSVAAVAPSAVMVTLPLLAHPTAGSLTPVVFLAVAALMVAVARCVNAFATRMVAPGGLYSYTVKGLGPRAGLVAGLSLVIGYAGAAAASVLGAAEFLLALLDDLGLDPDPATARPLACLAVAAAAGAVMVRGVRLSAGAVLVVEALAISTVVVVLTVAGWTDLRIDAGLGSSVAEGHWGLVLLLAMVAFVGFESATTLSSETRRPFSAVPRAVRWTPVVTGLLFAGAALLVTRDGFVGAGGSGMAWDLSGGGGAVPRLVEGLLHVGVLGSWFACACGSTTALTRTLFTMAREGVLPAPLGRTHRRWRTPALTLTVASTLVGAAVAATTAVGVAADELFVWLLALSAQGYVVAYVFCVVAAPVFLHRIGELPRAGWLVPTLTATAMAGIVVAGTALDPGRFSRPAVVYLALLASGLVLTLIRLRARGVRLAALGLYDETTEADLLTRRRTAWRGGEHG, translated from the coding sequence ATGGACGGTGCGGACACCGGCTCCGGCCGGACTCTCGAGGGCGACCCGGTCGCAGCGCGGCTGCGGTCGTCCTCACCCGTCGGTGGGCTCTCGCGCCGGACCCTCGCCTTCCCCCAGGTCCTCGCCCAGTCGGTCGCGGCGGTCGCGCCGTCGGCCGTGATGGTGACCCTGCCGCTGCTCGCCCACCCGACGGCCGGCAGCCTGACGCCGGTCGTCTTCCTCGCTGTCGCGGCGCTCATGGTCGCGGTCGCCCGCTGCGTGAACGCGTTCGCGACGCGCATGGTCGCGCCCGGCGGGCTGTACAGCTACACCGTCAAGGGCCTCGGGCCGCGCGCCGGCCTCGTTGCCGGCCTGTCGCTGGTGATCGGGTACGCCGGTGCGGCAGCCGCGAGTGTCCTGGGCGCCGCCGAGTTCCTGCTCGCCCTCCTCGACGACCTCGGTCTCGACCCCGACCCCGCAACGGCCCGTCCGCTCGCCTGTCTCGCGGTCGCCGCGGCCGCGGGCGCGGTGATGGTGCGGGGCGTGCGCCTGTCGGCCGGCGCGGTGCTCGTCGTCGAGGCGCTCGCGATCTCGACCGTCGTGGTGGTCCTCACCGTCGCGGGCTGGACCGACCTGCGCATCGACGCCGGCCTGGGCAGCTCCGTCGCCGAGGGCCACTGGGGCCTGGTGCTGCTGCTGGCGATGGTCGCCTTCGTCGGCTTCGAGTCGGCGACGACCCTGAGCAGCGAGACCCGGCGCCCGTTCAGCGCGGTGCCCCGAGCCGTGCGCTGGACGCCCGTCGTCACCGGTCTGCTGTTCGCCGGGGCGGCGCTGCTGGTCACCCGTGACGGGTTCGTGGGCGCCGGAGGCTCCGGGATGGCCTGGGACCTGTCGGGCGGCGGAGGGGCCGTGCCGCGGCTGGTCGAGGGGCTGCTGCACGTGGGCGTGCTCGGCTCCTGGTTCGCGTGCGCGTGCGGCTCGACGACCGCGCTGACCCGGACCTTGTTCACGATGGCCCGTGAAGGGGTCCTGCCCGCGCCGCTGGGACGCACCCACCGCCGCTGGCGCACGCCGGCGCTGACCCTGACCGTGGCCTCGACCCTGGTCGGCGCTGCCGTCGCGGCGACGACGGCCGTCGGCGTGGCAGCCGACGAGCTGTTCGTCTGGCTGCTGGCCCTGTCCGCGCAGGGGTACGTCGTCGCCTACGTCTTCTGCGTCGTCGCAGCCCCCGTCTTCCTCCACCGGATCGGCGAGCTGCCGCGCGCAGGCTGGCTGGTGCCCACCCTCACCGCCACCGCGATGGCCGGCATCGTGGTCGCGGGCACCGCCCTCGACCCCGGCCGGTTCAGCCGTCCGGCGGTGGTCTACCTCGCGCTGCTCGCATCCGGCCTCGTGCTCACCCTGATTCGGCTGCGGGCCCGCGGCGTCCGGCTCGCCGCGCTGGGCCTGTACGACGAGACCACCGAGGCCGACCTGCTGACCAGGCGCCGGACCGCGTGGCGAGGGGGCGAGCATGGTTGA
- a CDS encoding primary-amine oxidase: MTATPTRSAVTAPLTAHPLSLLTAEEVSTNREVVDAAGLLGPDTRFVYVGLLEAPKAELLAHADGDPFRRSVASILVDRASGTATSVVVDVTAGAVESTREIDALAEGQGPILDEEFEDIEQILLASEEWIAAMERRGIDPAMVRAVPLSAGNFGDPAEEGRRMCRVLAFLQLDEADLPWAHPIDGVCAYVDLTERTVFAVADNAMMDVPMERGEWNAEPHGAPTRTDLKPIEITQPEGPSFTVTDNLIEWANWRFRFTFDVREGLVLHQLGWKDEAAPGGVRPIVNRASIPEMVVPYGDPAPSRYWINYFDQGEYVFGRYTNSLELGCDCLGEITYIDAVIADERGEPRTLTNAICLHEEDYGVLWKHTDLFNGMAETRRQRRLVISFFLTIGNYDYGFYWYLYLDGTIELEAKATGIVFTSAYTGPDGFATEMAPGLGAPFHQHLFSARLDMAVDGHTNAVDEVDAVRVPVSDLNPHGNAFRQQHTRLRTELEARRQADNLASRTWLVTNPERSNRLGQPVGYALHPEGQPTLLADPSSVIARRGAFGTHHLWVSAHDDSHRWPAGEIVNQSPGTDGLERYVEQDRDIDGADIVLWHTFGLTHFPRPEDWPVMPVDYTGFKLKPVGFFDRNPALDVPAGTTPHCRGRK, encoded by the coding sequence ATGACCGCCACCCCGACCCGCTCCGCCGTCACGGCGCCACTGACCGCGCACCCGCTGTCCCTGCTCACCGCGGAGGAGGTGAGCACCAACCGGGAGGTCGTGGATGCCGCGGGCCTGCTGGGCCCGGACACCCGCTTCGTCTACGTCGGACTTCTCGAGGCGCCGAAGGCCGAGCTGCTGGCACACGCCGACGGCGACCCGTTCCGCCGCAGCGTGGCGAGCATCCTCGTCGACCGGGCCTCCGGCACCGCGACGAGCGTGGTGGTCGACGTGACCGCCGGCGCCGTCGAGTCGACCCGCGAGATCGATGCCCTGGCCGAGGGACAGGGCCCGATCCTGGACGAGGAGTTCGAGGACATCGAGCAGATCCTGTTGGCGAGCGAGGAGTGGATCGCTGCCATGGAGCGCCGCGGGATCGACCCGGCGATGGTCCGCGCGGTCCCGCTGTCCGCCGGCAACTTCGGTGATCCCGCCGAGGAGGGCCGGCGGATGTGCCGTGTGCTTGCGTTCCTGCAGCTCGACGAGGCCGACCTGCCGTGGGCGCACCCGATCGACGGCGTCTGCGCCTACGTCGACCTGACCGAGCGCACCGTCTTCGCCGTCGCCGACAACGCGATGATGGACGTGCCCATGGAGCGGGGCGAGTGGAACGCGGAGCCGCACGGCGCCCCCACCCGCACGGACCTCAAGCCCATCGAGATCACCCAGCCCGAGGGGCCGAGCTTCACCGTCACCGACAACCTGATCGAGTGGGCCAACTGGCGGTTCCGGTTCACCTTCGACGTGCGCGAGGGTCTCGTCCTGCACCAGCTCGGCTGGAAGGACGAGGCGGCGCCCGGCGGAGTGCGCCCGATCGTCAACCGTGCCTCGATCCCCGAGATGGTCGTGCCGTACGGCGACCCGGCGCCCTCGCGCTACTGGATCAACTACTTCGACCAGGGCGAGTACGTCTTCGGCCGCTACACGAACTCGCTCGAGCTGGGCTGCGACTGCCTGGGCGAGATCACCTACATCGACGCGGTGATCGCGGACGAGAGGGGCGAGCCGCGCACGCTGACCAACGCGATCTGCCTGCACGAGGAGGACTACGGCGTGCTGTGGAAGCACACCGACCTGTTCAACGGCATGGCCGAGACCCGCCGTCAGCGCCGGCTGGTGATCTCGTTCTTCCTCACGATCGGCAACTACGACTACGGCTTCTACTGGTACCTCTACCTCGACGGCACCATCGAGCTCGAGGCCAAGGCGACGGGCATCGTGTTCACGTCGGCCTACACCGGACCTGACGGGTTCGCCACCGAGATGGCACCGGGGCTGGGCGCGCCCTTCCACCAGCACCTCTTCTCCGCGCGCCTCGACATGGCGGTGGACGGCCACACCAATGCCGTCGACGAGGTCGACGCGGTCCGCGTGCCGGTCAGCGACCTCAACCCGCACGGCAACGCCTTCCGGCAGCAGCACACCCGCCTGCGCACCGAGCTGGAGGCCCGGCGGCAGGCCGACAACCTCGCGTCGCGGACCTGGCTGGTCACCAACCCGGAGCGGAGCAACCGGCTCGGCCAGCCGGTCGGCTACGCCCTGCACCCCGAGGGGCAGCCGACCCTGCTCGCCGACCCGTCCTCGGTCATCGCCAGGCGCGGCGCGTTCGGGACGCACCACCTGTGGGTCAGCGCGCACGACGACAGCCACCGCTGGCCGGCCGGCGAGATCGTCAACCAGTCGCCCGGCACCGACGGCCTGGAGCGCTACGTCGAGCAGGACCGCGACATCGACGGTGCGGACATCGTGCTGTGGCACACCTTCGGGCTCACGCACTTCCCCCGTCCCGAGGACTGGCCGGTCATGCCGGTCGACTACACCGGCTTCAAGCTGAAGCCGGTCGGCTTCTTCGACCGCAACCCGGCCCTCGACGTACCGGCCGGGACCACGCCGCACTGCCGGGGCAGGAAGTGA
- a CDS encoding APC family permease, protein MSTTPSAGHHRLSGSLGVGAIVFMVVAAAAPLTVVAGTVPIGIAAGNGAAFPASYVVCTVVLLFFAVGFTAMARHVDAGGAFSTYVARGLGRPAGVGSAFLALVSYAAVQLAVYGFIGSAIDVLVTDHGGPDLPWGMWSVAVMVVVALLGYRHIELSGRVLGVLLVAEVAVVMVLNVVVIARGGGDEGLATTTFDPSAFTSGAPGIALIFAVAGYIGFEATAIFRNEARDPDRTIPRATYAALLLIGGFYALSAWALVSWWGDEGAVARAVADPGTMLGETATTVLGGFGGDVVEVLLVTSVFAAILAFHNVISRYLHTLGDPASEVAVLPSALGRAHEDHGSPHVASLTTSVVGAVLLAGCVAFRLDPVLEVFTWFAAVSVVGLIALMLLTSIAVVAHFRRHPGLATPWQAVVAPAVAICGLAAFAWMTVDNLALLVGGSASVATCFKALLVGAFAAGLLLSLAIRRQAVPDPVPASAQP, encoded by the coding sequence ATGTCCACCACCCCGTCCGCCGGTCACCACCGGCTCTCCGGCAGCCTCGGCGTCGGTGCGATCGTCTTCATGGTCGTCGCCGCAGCGGCCCCGTTGACCGTCGTCGCCGGGACCGTCCCGATCGGCATCGCCGCGGGCAACGGAGCCGCCTTCCCCGCGTCGTACGTCGTCTGCACGGTCGTGCTGCTCTTCTTCGCCGTCGGGTTCACGGCGATGGCCCGGCACGTCGACGCCGGCGGTGCCTTCTCGACGTACGTCGCCCGGGGGCTCGGCCGCCCGGCCGGGGTCGGCTCGGCCTTCCTCGCGCTCGTCTCGTACGCCGCCGTGCAGCTGGCCGTCTACGGCTTCATCGGCAGTGCGATCGACGTGCTGGTCACCGACCACGGCGGACCCGACCTGCCCTGGGGCATGTGGAGCGTCGCCGTGATGGTCGTCGTCGCGCTGCTGGGCTACCGCCACATCGAGCTGTCCGGGCGGGTCCTCGGGGTGCTGCTCGTCGCCGAGGTCGCGGTCGTGATGGTCCTCAACGTCGTCGTGATCGCCCGCGGTGGCGGTGACGAGGGCCTGGCGACGACGACCTTCGACCCGTCGGCGTTCACCTCCGGAGCGCCGGGCATCGCGCTGATCTTCGCCGTCGCCGGCTACATCGGCTTCGAGGCCACCGCGATCTTCCGCAACGAGGCGCGTGACCCCGACCGCACCATCCCGCGGGCGACGTACGCGGCCCTGCTCCTCATCGGTGGCTTCTACGCCCTCTCCGCATGGGCGTTGGTCTCCTGGTGGGGCGACGAGGGCGCCGTGGCCCGGGCAGTCGCCGACCCCGGCACCATGCTCGGCGAGACCGCCACGACGGTGCTCGGCGGCTTCGGTGGGGACGTCGTCGAGGTGCTGCTCGTGACCAGCGTCTTCGCCGCGATCCTCGCCTTCCACAACGTCATCTCGCGCTACCTCCACACCCTCGGCGACCCCGCCTCGGAGGTCGCCGTCCTGCCGTCCGCCCTCGGCCGTGCCCACGAGGACCACGGCTCGCCGCACGTCGCGTCCCTCACGACCTCTGTCGTCGGCGCCGTCCTCCTCGCCGGCTGCGTCGCCTTCCGGCTCGACCCGGTGCTCGAGGTGTTCACGTGGTTCGCGGCCGTCTCCGTCGTCGGCCTGATCGCGCTGATGCTGCTCACCTCGATCGCCGTGGTGGCCCACTTCCGCCGCCACCCCGGCCTCGCCACGCCGTGGCAGGCCGTCGTCGCGCCGGCCGTCGCCATCTGCGGCCTCGCCGCCTTCGCCTGGATGACCGTCGACAACCTGGCCCTCCTGGTCGGCGGCTCGGCGAGCGTCGCCACCTGCTTCAAGGCGCTGCTCGTCGGCGCCTTCGCCGCCGGCCTCCTGCTGTCCCTGGCGATCCGACGCCAGGCCGTCCCGGACCCGGTCCCTGCCTCCGCGCAGCCCTGA
- a CDS encoding helix-turn-helix domain-containing protein: MTTGTDELRDPIAKSWQRAAMAGLTPGSALDHLTYSDVDTSGPLLSAASEVLDELNDQLQGTMFSTLLVDREGRIAQRWCGDRGGRRAFDNLGLDVGASLLEEAVGTNALGTVLETRTSITINGGEHFAVPLRRFSCYGHPIFHPTTRRIEGVLDITALMEEASPLLPPLVARAVADIEQRLLDRSRVSDKQLLAAFQAAGTRRRAVVAIGQDLFMSNQAASDLLGSTDVALLRMLVGDLHDNADVDLTLESGLEVRVEASRIGGARGGALLHVEPRRELRVAPHAVRPDLAHAPVLVSGPPGSGRSTEARRASEVQPVTVLTAASALLDGAEAWARNFGALVRAGQGTVCVDGIDLLPDDLVDLVASHLAERRAPRLVLVCGPVDALSGRAAALAGECTERRLLAPLSSRPHELPELVRRMLADLGADPSLHFTPGALRALSAQPWPGNLRELRAVVDHVVRHQRTGAVVLDQLPEAYRAQEPTKRLAPIEHAERAVIVEALREHDGNKVKAAQSLGISRTTLYAKMRALRITVY, encoded by the coding sequence GTGACGACTGGAACCGACGAGCTCCGCGACCCGATCGCGAAGTCGTGGCAGCGCGCCGCGATGGCCGGGCTGACCCCGGGCAGTGCGCTCGACCACCTGACCTACAGCGACGTCGACACGTCCGGTCCCCTGCTCTCCGCGGCGTCCGAGGTGCTCGACGAGCTCAACGACCAGCTGCAGGGAACGATGTTCTCCACCCTCCTCGTGGACCGTGAGGGCCGGATCGCCCAGCGGTGGTGCGGGGACCGGGGCGGCCGGCGAGCCTTCGACAACCTCGGCCTCGACGTCGGTGCGTCGCTCCTCGAGGAGGCGGTGGGCACCAACGCGCTGGGCACCGTGCTGGAGACACGCACGAGCATCACCATCAACGGCGGCGAGCACTTCGCCGTCCCCCTGCGCCGCTTCAGCTGCTATGGCCACCCGATCTTCCACCCGACGACGCGCCGGATCGAGGGCGTCTTGGACATCACGGCGTTGATGGAGGAGGCCAGCCCCCTGCTACCTCCCCTGGTCGCCCGTGCCGTCGCCGACATCGAGCAGCGCCTGCTCGACCGGAGCCGGGTCTCCGACAAGCAGCTCCTCGCGGCCTTCCAAGCGGCCGGCACCCGCCGCCGCGCCGTGGTGGCGATCGGGCAGGACCTGTTCATGTCGAACCAGGCCGCCTCCGACCTGCTCGGCTCGACCGACGTGGCCCTGCTGCGGATGCTCGTCGGCGACCTGCACGACAACGCCGACGTCGACCTGACCCTCGAGTCCGGGCTGGAGGTCCGGGTCGAGGCCAGCCGGATCGGCGGCGCGCGCGGAGGCGCCCTGCTCCACGTCGAGCCGCGCCGCGAGCTGCGCGTCGCACCCCACGCGGTCCGTCCCGACCTCGCCCACGCGCCCGTGCTGGTCTCCGGTCCCCCCGGGTCCGGCCGCTCCACCGAGGCGCGCCGCGCGAGCGAGGTCCAGCCCGTCACGGTCCTCACCGCCGCCTCGGCACTGCTCGACGGGGCCGAGGCGTGGGCCCGGAACTTCGGGGCGCTGGTCCGCGCCGGTCAGGGCACCGTCTGCGTCGACGGCATCGACCTGCTCCCCGACGACCTCGTCGACCTCGTCGCCTCGCACCTCGCGGAGCGGCGCGCGCCGCGCCTGGTGCTGGTGTGCGGCCCGGTCGACGCCTTGTCGGGACGGGCCGCCGCGCTCGCCGGCGAGTGCACCGAGCGCCGGCTGCTGGCGCCCTTGTCGAGCCGGCCCCACGAGCTGCCCGAGCTGGTCCGACGGATGCTCGCCGACCTGGGGGCCGATCCCTCGCTGCACTTCACGCCCGGCGCCCTTCGGGCACTGTCGGCGCAGCCGTGGCCGGGCAACCTGCGCGAGCTGCGCGCCGTGGTCGACCACGTGGTCCGCCACCAGCGCACCGGCGCGGTCGTGCTCGACCAGCTTCCCGAGGCCTACCGTGCCCAGGAGCCGACGAAGAGGCTCGCCCCGATCGAGCACGCCGAGCGAGCCGTGATCGTCGAGGCGCTGCGCGAGCACGACGGCAACAAGGTGAAGGCGGCACAGTCGCTCGGCATCTCGCGCACCACCCTCTACGCGAAGATGCGGGCGCTGCGGATCACGGTCTACTGA
- the mftE gene encoding mycofactocin biosynthesis peptidyl-dipeptidase MftE, with amino-acid sequence MAPELAPATSPGLPAGPTVLVPVGSIEQHGPHLPLDTDTVIATAVAARAAEVMAAAGLPVLIAPALSYGSSGEHQDFAGTSSIGTTVLHDVLVELARSMRTWAARVVFVNAHGGNVVALRGAVRRLVDEGHDVDWVPCATEPPSNPGADLHAGRTETSLMLHIAPWNVWLDRAEAGNTGTLAELLPLMMAGGVKAVSPNGVLGDPSGASAEEGAAVLASMVADVVDAVRR; translated from the coding sequence ATGGCCCCCGAGCTGGCGCCCGCGACCTCGCCCGGTCTTCCAGCCGGGCCAACCGTGCTGGTCCCGGTCGGCTCGATCGAGCAGCACGGACCGCACCTGCCGCTCGACACCGACACCGTCATCGCCACCGCGGTCGCCGCTCGTGCCGCCGAGGTGATGGCAGCGGCCGGCCTGCCGGTGCTGATCGCGCCCGCCCTGTCCTACGGCTCGAGCGGGGAGCACCAGGACTTCGCCGGCACCAGCTCGATCGGCACGACGGTCCTCCACGACGTCCTCGTCGAGCTCGCCCGCTCGATGCGCACCTGGGCCGCCCGCGTGGTGTTCGTCAACGCCCACGGGGGCAACGTCGTGGCCCTGAGAGGCGCGGTGCGCCGGCTGGTGGACGAGGGGCACGACGTCGACTGGGTGCCCTGCGCGACCGAACCGCCGTCGAACCCCGGGGCGGACCTGCACGCCGGACGCACCGAGACCTCCCTGATGCTGCACATCGCCCCGTGGAACGTCTGGCTCGACCGCGCCGAGGCCGGCAACACCGGAACCCTCGCCGAGCTGCTGCCGCTCATGATGGCCGGCGGTGTCAAGGCGGTCTCGCCCAACGGCGTGCTCGGCGACCCGTCGGGAGCGAGCGCCGAGGAGGGAGCGGCGGTGCTGGCCTCGATGGTCGCCGACGTCGTGGACGCGGTACGACGATGA
- the mftF gene encoding mycofactocin biosynthesis glycosyltransferase MftF (Members of this protein family, MftF, are glycosyltransferases, members of PF00535 (glycosyl transferase family 2). The encoding gene is found as part of the mycofactocin cassette, in Mycobacterium tuberculosis, many other Actinobacteria, and occasional members of other lineages. Mycofactocin itself, a putative redox carrier, is a heavily modified derivative of the C-terminal Val-Tyr dipeptide of the mycofactocin precursor MftA (TIGR03969).) encodes MTATRVVSDLPDGFRIRLRADVAHAEAGRLLVGGSPVRAVRLSVRARSLLAGDDLVVTDTATARLARRLLDGNLANPVLDHPDSPIEVALTDLTVVVPVRDRPEQLDRCLAALVPLSVIVVDDDSEQPHRVAEVADRHGARVHRLSTNLGPAGARNAGLRLVRSPLVAFVDSDVTVDASRLLDLARHGADPRVALVGPQVVGKVRSAPGRRARWFERYDAAASSLDLGSTGGVVRPGAATGWLPSACLVGRTELLAGDTGGFEDGWRVAEDVDLVWRLVDAGHLVRYDPDVRADHDVRGTVRSWLGRKFFYGTGGADLAARHGGKVAPAVLSPTMALSGWALLQRRWWSLPVAAGAGALTARNLAPHLPLEEGRNVVAARLAAKGTAWAVRQEAGLLLRHWWPLAALAAPFSRQVRRALLSAVAVDMVVFLRERTGVDPLTALVARRLDDLAYGSGLWWGAILRRSPRCLLPRRPGTTRAGGRREVSAAAGRGRRRAARSS; translated from the coding sequence ATGACAGCCACCCGCGTCGTCAGCGACCTTCCCGACGGCTTCCGGATCCGCCTGCGCGCCGACGTGGCGCACGCCGAGGCGGGCCGCCTCCTGGTCGGCGGCTCCCCGGTGCGGGCGGTCCGGCTGAGCGTCCGGGCCCGCAGCCTGCTCGCCGGCGACGACCTGGTCGTCACGGACACGGCCACCGCCCGACTCGCGCGTCGCCTCCTCGACGGCAACCTCGCCAACCCCGTCCTCGACCATCCCGACAGCCCGATCGAGGTCGCCCTGACCGACCTCACCGTCGTCGTACCGGTGCGCGACCGGCCCGAGCAGCTCGACAGGTGCCTGGCAGCGCTGGTCCCGTTGAGCGTCATCGTGGTCGACGACGACTCCGAGCAACCCCACCGGGTGGCCGAGGTCGCCGACCGCCACGGCGCGCGGGTCCACCGGCTCAGCACCAACCTCGGTCCTGCCGGCGCCCGCAACGCGGGCCTGCGCCTGGTCCGGTCGCCGCTGGTGGCGTTCGTCGACTCCGACGTGACCGTCGACGCCTCTCGCCTGCTCGACCTCGCCCGCCACGGTGCCGACCCGCGGGTCGCCCTCGTCGGCCCGCAGGTGGTCGGCAAGGTGCGCAGCGCACCGGGTCGTCGGGCGCGCTGGTTCGAGCGGTACGACGCCGCGGCCTCCTCCCTCGACCTCGGCTCCACCGGCGGGGTGGTCCGTCCCGGCGCCGCGACGGGATGGCTTCCCTCCGCCTGCCTCGTCGGCCGGACCGAGCTCCTCGCCGGCGACACCGGTGGCTTCGAGGACGGCTGGCGCGTCGCCGAGGACGTCGACCTCGTCTGGCGTCTCGTCGACGCCGGCCACCTCGTCCGCTACGACCCCGACGTGCGCGCCGACCACGACGTCCGCGGCACCGTGCGCAGCTGGCTGGGCCGCAAGTTCTTCTACGGCACCGGCGGCGCCGACCTCGCCGCCCGCCACGGCGGCAAGGTGGCCCCCGCCGTCCTGTCCCCGACCATGGCGCTCAGCGGCTGGGCGCTCCTGCAGCGGCGCTGGTGGTCCCTGCCCGTCGCTGCGGGCGCGGGCGCGCTGACCGCCCGCAACCTCGCGCCCCACCTCCCGCTCGAGGAGGGACGCAACGTCGTGGCCGCCCGGCTCGCCGCGAAGGGCACGGCGTGGGCGGTCCGCCAGGAGGCCGGGCTCCTGCTGCGCCACTGGTGGCCGCTCGCCGCCCTCGCGGCCCCCTTCAGCCGGCAGGTCCGCCGAGCCCTGCTCTCGGCGGTCGCCGTCGACATGGTCGTCTTCCTCCGCGAGCGCACCGGCGTCGACCCGCTCACCGCCCTCGTCGCCCGGCGGCTCGACGACCTCGCCTACGGCAGCGGCCTGTGGTGGGGCGCGATCCTCCGCCGCAGCCCACGCTGCCTCCTCCCGCGCCGGCCCGGGACCACCCGGGCCGGTGGGAGGCGTGAGGTCAGTGCAGCAGCGGGTCGAGGTCGCCGGCGCGCCGCGCGATCGTCGTGA
- a CDS encoding helix-turn-helix domain-containing protein translates to MVDSSPISGRQPKAIQNALAVLEAVALSGSGVTAKQIASRLSMPPATVYRILNLLVAEEYLVRLPELSGFALGRRIDVFVDAALTPTIVQSARDLLTELRMTVRVGIHLCSCRSGVVRILDADPDFPPPLTEPELNARLPRTALGDLMAGGRERATAHRAADVAPDTESVAVGIYNRDGVLHAALWMVGSPSGIAVVQERLTTIARRAGDLDPLLH, encoded by the coding sequence ATGGTTGACAGCTCCCCGATCAGCGGGCGCCAGCCCAAGGCCATCCAGAACGCGCTGGCCGTGCTGGAGGCGGTCGCCCTCTCCGGCAGCGGCGTGACGGCCAAGCAGATCGCGAGCCGCCTCTCGATGCCGCCCGCGACGGTCTACCGGATCCTCAACCTGCTGGTGGCCGAGGAGTACCTCGTGCGCCTGCCGGAGCTCTCGGGCTTCGCGCTCGGACGGCGGATCGACGTGTTCGTCGACGCGGCCCTCACGCCGACGATCGTCCAGTCCGCACGCGACCTGCTGACCGAGCTGCGGATGACGGTGCGGGTAGGGATCCACCTGTGCTCGTGCCGGTCGGGCGTCGTGCGGATCCTCGACGCCGACCCGGACTTCCCGCCTCCGCTGACCGAGCCCGAGCTCAACGCGCGCCTCCCGCGGACCGCTCTCGGCGACCTGATGGCCGGCGGGCGGGAGCGGGCCACCGCCCACCGGGCCGCCGACGTGGCGCCCGACACGGAGTCGGTCGCGGTCGGGATCTACAACCGCGACGGCGTGCTGCACGCCGCCCTGTGGATGGTCGGCTCCCCCAGCGGGATCGCCGTGGTGCAGGAGCGGCTCACGACGATCGCGCGGCGCGCCGGCGACCTCGACCCGCTGCTGCACTGA